The Apium graveolens cultivar Ventura chromosome 11, ASM990537v1, whole genome shotgun sequence genome has a window encoding:
- the LOC141698141 gene encoding putative disease resistance protein At1g59620: protein MLNSSLWKIISLVIIQRGFTEAYSSAFQLLRFVLDFKMAEAIVSNVVGRLTDLSEEAQVLHGVQDEIQELVTELKRMRTFLPDADSRLHDQNIRILLADVRELAYDAEHVVETYLVQALSSPGKIMQWMNTRTFSRKLKDVKRKMSLLFNRFRDCNIKSTLESPESSNSSHGQPGMLKRFHTFTTVEPELFVGFQADVDRLVGYLVDESDASYPLISICGMGGLGKTTLAEKIYNHSTIKTHFAGLAWVSISQKWQTRQILQRILIGLVHEMKEEIFTWDEDKLVENLLQIQQKKKCLIVLDDIWTNDAWDSIKAAFTAGKSLSKLMLTTRNIDVAEYINPKGFIHQPECLSPDQSWELLQLKALPTRGGYLDIARDYKRMEKMGREMVRNCGGLPLAIMILGGILVTKPTFDEWKKVYDDSISSLKEGKGFGKNQQEQLFDNLIRSYNVLPPQLKPCFLYLSKFMEDEWIDAETLYQLWIAEGIVLSSDKRKGETMMQVAESYMGELVHRSMVQVRFNDSESSLTKFKSCSLHDLMRDLSFFQAKGEDFFEAIDIGEGNDLNLNRYDVSRVAKTRQLVFYDKRIVEANSYFTRKPSHQQYRSILFRNVDHEDESQQLRLGLYLANFKLLRVLSLENIRHPRRSVLGTFSGTNIGRVLGSLVYLRYLSLRGSNLNTFPFIQKLVLLQTLNLETLNLDNPYDVFNKPPASSNDLGKLSFLRHLYLPPRVCLKSVKNTKLRFNGLSKLETLENFDTRWCEVKDLPKLSGLRKLKLKAEGGYDDVKEMLKYLSNLALSSNSSIQYTSLIMQISDDPGFRNDPDMIRQLFTNPKFNLQELEIEGNLPELSEIFEEQQQLNHNHIDVSSIRITELILWRSCLEEDPMRVLEKIPTLRVLSLLSRSYEGKEMVCSAMGFPRLTRLDLWYLDNFESWRVEKGSMPLLQQLFIYKCPKLEELPEGLIFLNSLRELILNWMPSEFYDRVLLENGEQGPDFYKVTHIPDLFIIDREA, encoded by the exons ATGCTTAATTCCTCgctttggaaaatcatttcattGGTAATAATTCAAAGAGGTTTTACAGAAGCCTATTCATCTGCATTTCAACTACTACGTTTTGTGCTTGATTTCAAAATGGCCGAAGCAATTGTGTCAAATGTTGTCGGAAGGCTCACTGATTTGTCTGAAGAAGCTCAAGTACTGCATGGAGTgcaagatgaaattcaagaactGGTGACAGAACTCAAGCGGATGAGGACGTTTTTACCAGATGCTGATTCAAGGTTACATGATCAAAATATCCGTATTCTGCTTGCAGATGTACGGGAGCTTGCCTATGATGCTGAACATGTCGTCGAAACTTATCTTGTCCAAGCTTTATCATCCCCTGGAAAAATAATGCAGTGGATGAACACAAGGACGTTTTCAAGAAAGCTCAAAGATGTTAAAAGAAAGATGTCTCTTCTCTTTAATCGCTTTCGTGATTGTAATATCAAATCAACATTAGAATCCCCTGAATCATCAAATTCATCTCATGGACAACCAGGAATGCTAAAGCGATTTCACACTTTCACTACTGTTGAACCAGAGTTATTTGTTGGATTTCAGGCTGATGTTGACCGATTGGTTGGATATCTGGTGGATGAAAGTGATGCCTCATACCCGCTCATCTCAATTTGTGGAATGGGAGGTCTGGGTAAGACAACTCTGGCTGAAAAAATATACAATCATTCCACCATCAAGACTCACTTTGCTGGTTTAGCTTGGGTTTCCATTTCACAAAAGTGGCAAACGAGACAAATTTTGCAGCGAATACTTATAGGTCTCGTCCATGAGATGAAAGAGGAAATATTTACTTGGGACGAAGACAAGCTAGTGGAGAATCTGCTACAAATCCAGCAAAAGAAAAAATGTTTGATAGTACTTGATGACATTTGGACGAATGATGCTTGGGATTCTATAAAGGCAGCATTCACTGCTGGAAAATCTTTAAGCAAATTAATGCTTACAACTCGTAATATTGATGTTGCTGAGTACATAAATCCAAAAGGATTCATTCACCAACCAGAATGTCTAAGCCCAGATCAAAGTTGGGAGCTACTTCAGTTGAAAGCGCTTCCTACAAGAGGAGGTTATCTAG ACATTGCTAGAGATTATAAAAGGATGGAAAAAATGGGAAGAGAAATGGTTAGAAATTGTGGCGGTCTTCCACTAGCTATAATGATTTTGGGGGGAATTCTCGTAACAAAACCGACCTTTGATGAGTGGAAGAAGGTGTACGATGATAGTATATCATCTCTAAAAGAAGGGAAGGGGTTTGGAAAAAACCAACAAGAACAACTGTTTGACAATTTAATTCGGAGTTACAACGTTTTGCCACCTCAACTGAAACCATGCTTTTTATATTTGAGTAAATTTATGGAAGATGAATGGATAGATGCAGAAACTTTATATCAGTTATGGATTGCTGAGGGAATAGTACTATCAAGTGACAAAAGGAAAGGAGAGACAATGATGCAAGTCGCTGAATCTTACATGGGAGAACTGGTCCATAGGAGTATGGTTCAAGTGAGATTTAATGATTCGGAATCATCGCTTACGAAATTCAAAAGTTGTTCTCTGCATGACCTTATGAGAGACCTATCATTCTTCCAGGCAAAAGGAGAAGATTTTTTCGAAGCAATTGATATTGGGGAAGGAAATGACTTGAATCTCAATCGTTATGATGTCTCTCGGGTTGCTAAAACTAGACAGCTTGTATTTTATGACAAAAGAATCGTAGAAGCTAATTCTTACTTTACCAGGAAACCGAGTCACCAACAATACCGATCAATTTTATTTCGAAATGTGGATCATGAAGATGAAAGTCAGCAACTACGATTGGGACTGTATTTGGCCAATTTTAAGTTACTAAGAGTTTTGTCTCTTGAAAACATAAGGCATCCTCGACGATCTGTTTTAGGTACCTTTTCTGGTACAAATATTGGAAGAGTATTAGGCAGCCTTGTTTACTTGCGCTATCTCAGCCTAAGGGGTTCTAATTTGAATACTTTTCCATTCATACAAAAGTTGGTGCTGCTACAGACTCTCAACCTAGAGACTCTCAACCTAGACAATCCCTATGATGTTTTTAACAAGCCACCGGCGTCAAGTAATGATTTGGGCAAGTTGTCATTTTTGCGTCATTTGTATTTACCTCCTCGGGTCTGTCTGAAATCAGTGAAGAATACCAAATTAAGGTTCAATGGGCTGAGCAAATTAGAGACACTCGAAAATTTCGATACTCGGTGGTGTGAGGTGAAGGATCTACCAAAATTATCCGGTCTTCGGAAACTAAAGCTAAAAGCAGAGGGTGGTTATGATGATGTGAAAGAGATGTTAAAGTACTTATCTAATTTAGCCTTGTCATCAAATTCCTCTATCCAGTACACGAGCCTTATTATGCAGATATCTGATGATCCAGGATTCAGAAATGATCCAGACATGATCAGACAGCTGTTTACGAATCCTAAGTTCAACCTTCAGGAATTAGAAATTGAAGGCAATCTCCCAGAGTTGTCTGAAATATTTGAGGAGCAGCAACAACTTAATCATAATCATATTGATGTGTCTTCGATTCGTATCACCGAGTTAATCTTATGGAGATCGTGCCTGGAGGAAGACCCAATGCGAGTACTGGAGAAGATTCCAACTTTGAGGGTTTTGTCTTTGTTATCTAGATCATATGAAGGAAAGGAAATGGTATGCTCAGCCATGGGTTTCCCAAGACTTACCCGGCTTGATCTGTGGTATCTTGACAATTTTGAAAGTTGGAGGGTGGAGAAAGGAAGCATGCCTCTTCTTCAACAGTTGTTTATTTATAAATGTCCAAAATTGGAGGAGCTTCCAGAAGGACTCATATTTCTCAACTCCCTTCGGGAACTAATCTTGAATTGGATGCCTTCAGAATTCTATGATAGGGTTCTCCTGGAAAATGGTGAACAAGGACCGGACTTTTACAAGGTCACTCATATCCCTGATCTCTTCATTATAGACAGAGAAGCTTGA